The Candidatus Saccharibacteria bacterium genome has a segment encoding these proteins:
- the rpsO gene encoding 30S ribosomal protein S15, which yields MITKEAKSKAIKSVQRGTSDVGSPEVQVAVFTDRIKELTEHLKTHKKDNHSRRGLLQLVGKRKKQLNFLKQTNPEKYQELVKKLGLRG from the coding sequence ATGATTACTAAAGAGGCAAAATCCAAAGCAATTAAAAGCGTACAACGCGGTACAAGCGATGTGGGCTCTCCAGAAGTGCAAGTTGCTGTTTTTACAGACCGTATTAAAGAGTTAACCGAACACCTTAAAACTCACAAGAAAGACAACCACTCACGTCGTGGACTCCTGCAACTAGTCGGAAAGCGCAAAAAGCAATTGAACTTTTTAAAGCAAACCAACCCAGAAAAATACCAAGAACTTGTAAAAAAGCTTGGCCTACGCGGTTAG
- the truB gene encoding tRNA pseudouridine(55) synthase TruB translates to MNRILLIDKPAGWTSFDVVAKVRGVLKKQTGQKVKVGHSGTLDPFATGLLVLGVGSYTKKLTELTGLDKTYEAAAILGKTSTTGDPEGELTAVSNVQPSQQDILDVFDQFTGDIEQVPPAFSAKKVNGKRAYDLARAGKEVTLQPVEVTVHQLELVSYQYPELKFIVKVSKGTYIRTLAEDIGWALTTGAYLTQLRRTEVGEFIVDDAFDVSDFCEQLSADAA, encoded by the coding sequence ATGAACAGAATTTTATTAATAGATAAGCCAGCTGGTTGGACGAGTTTCGATGTTGTTGCTAAAGTTCGTGGAGTTTTAAAAAAACAAACAGGGCAAAAAGTAAAAGTGGGCCATAGCGGCACCCTAGACCCGTTTGCAACTGGCCTATTGGTGCTCGGTGTTGGTAGCTATACCAAAAAACTCACCGAACTTACTGGTCTTGATAAAACCTATGAGGCTGCAGCAATTTTAGGCAAAACATCGACCACGGGCGACCCAGAAGGTGAACTAACAGCAGTGTCTAATGTGCAGCCAAGCCAACAGGATATTCTCGATGTCTTTGATCAATTTACCGGCGATATTGAGCAAGTTCCGCCAGCGTTTTCTGCCAAAAAAGTAAACGGTAAGCGAGCATACGACCTAGCACGGGCTGGAAAAGAGGTTACGCTACAGCCGGTAGAAGTTACGGTTCATCAACTAGAGTTAGTTAGCTATCAATACCCAGAGTTAAAATTTATAGTAAAAGTTAGCAAGGGCACCTACATTAGAACATTAGCCGAGGACATTGGCTGGGCTTTAACAACAGGAGCGTACCTTACCCAGTTGCGCAGGACTGAGGTTGGAGAGTTCATTGTTGATGATGCATTTGATGTTTCAGATTTCTGCGAGCAACTCTCAGCAGATGCCGCATAA
- a CDS encoding sigma-70 family RNA polymerase sigma factor: MPELPQINSPEGSESSEPLDFHERNLLLFETYIPAKDLIQTIQEDPGIYDQLGDSDRRLFEHGKQAYEDLIHGNTGLVVFHANRHKVSLEERDELIQIGMISLIEAVQDFDPDLGYKFSTFATSKIRPALAHARNEKFSPLSLPRQLRADIIALRAASREINDYHGRQPTTEELSLATGFSEDKIQKLERIKIEVRALSLDKRMSDEARSKTLGEMVIASSNAEDDELQQRVGQLLEDKLSQLSERDRTIVELRLGINDRPVTSLRSIGDIVGLTRQGVKIVSDRFTLAISKVLESEFGPVADVADTTRKMTVKIRGRKHEPLDVSQAGFSEKLADLSDRQKKLIWLFFDQETGEQIRTPGEVHELLGVDEDKAPSARSLRTYLYEIRSEFKT, encoded by the coding sequence ATGCCAGAACTGCCCCAAATAAACAGCCCAGAAGGCAGCGAATCTTCTGAGCCGCTGGATTTCCATGAGCGGAACCTACTACTGTTCGAAACATATATACCTGCAAAGGATCTTATACAAACCATCCAGGAAGATCCTGGTATCTATGACCAGCTTGGTGATAGCGACAGGCGCTTATTTGAGCATGGCAAGCAAGCGTATGAAGATTTAATTCATGGCAATACTGGCTTGGTAGTTTTCCACGCAAATAGACACAAAGTCTCACTAGAAGAACGTGATGAATTAATTCAGATCGGCATGATCTCATTAATTGAAGCGGTGCAAGATTTTGATCCCGATCTTGGCTATAAATTTTCTACATTCGCAACGTCAAAAATTAGACCTGCGTTAGCACATGCAAGAAATGAAAAATTTAGTCCTTTGAGTCTCCCTAGACAGCTACGCGCAGATATTATTGCATTGCGTGCTGCTTCTCGGGAGATAAACGATTACCACGGCAGGCAACCGACCACAGAAGAACTTAGTCTAGCGACTGGTTTTTCTGAAGATAAGATTCAAAAGCTGGAAAGAATAAAAATTGAAGTCCGAGCACTATCGCTAGATAAAAGAATGTCCGACGAAGCACGATCAAAGACGTTAGGCGAAATGGTAATTGCAAGCTCAAACGCTGAAGACGACGAGTTACAGCAACGGGTTGGCCAGCTATTAGAAGATAAATTATCTCAGCTATCAGAACGTGACCGCACCATAGTTGAATTACGACTTGGTATCAACGACAGGCCTGTGACGTCGCTGCGCAGTATCGGCGATATTGTCGGGCTAACACGACAGGGCGTGAAAATAGTTTCAGATCGCTTCACTTTAGCAATAAGTAAGGTGCTCGAATCAGAATTTGGTCCAGTGGCAGATGTAGCAGACACTACTCGAAAGATGACGGTAAAAATCCGCGGCAGAAAACACGAACCATTGGATGTGAGTCAAGCTGGGTTTAGTGAAAAACTTGCAGACCTATCCGACCGACAAAAAAAATTGATCTGGCTATTTTTTGATCAAGAAACTGGTGAACAGATTCGGACTCCAGGCGAAGTGCACGAACTTCTTGGCGTAGACGAGGATAAGGCGCCATCGGCCCGGTCATTACGGACGTACCTGTATGAAATACGCAGTGAATTCAAGACATAG
- the polA gene encoding DNA polymerase I yields the protein MNKPKKLVVIDGKSVFYRGYYAMPNLSLADGTPTGGVYGFAVLGLEILKKMQPDYVVVAWDKSKTNIRSRLKLYPEYKANRKPMPDDMRAQIPLVRKLLDAFSWDLLECDDYEADDIMGTLAKQVFEEDGTETIMVTSDLDMLQCVNEHTTVAALKKGLKNVVYFDPKNFRETYKVTAEQFIDIKALKGDASDNIPGVRGVGEKTAIKLIDQYNSLDGVYEHINEQKGALKTKLEADKDMAYLSRKLVTIMLDAPVKLDRKKAAIDNVKPADIKALFDEYRFRSLINQIPQSWQQSDDDIETNSIKTTMQFKKMYSLDDLTDKKTLAMFIHDDEVWVSPNKDTVYLFDPKQLSKLTSLHSVIGHDVKEVLKLFARHAAPMPDVEHDTRVGGFLLNGLLREQDLSSLIGGEVDQSEPTQVLTAIWQLYEQQNKELQQLPKVQKIAQSMEWPIIKVLARMEHEGVFLDTEYLEHMSDKLEDQITDIEQEIYGHADTEFNVNSPGQLADVLYGTLNIPTDFIKKTKSGFSTAASELDKIKDLHPIVALIFKYREWTKLKSTYVDALPKLIDQHSRLHTTYSLSVAATGRLSSHDPNLQNIPIRTELGKTIRHAFKPATGNVFINADYSQFELRLAAALAQEPAMIDAFKKDTDIHQATAAQMYGIPVNEVSKEQRYSAKAVNFGIMYGQGPHGLSQGTGMTMAEAKKFIEKYFEIRPNIKNYIEQIKQQAKDEGFVETWYGRRRPTPDVQSSNFMVREGAYRAAVNMPMQGTAADIMKLAMINIQEYLDQKVTDGTWKMEDAPKMLLQVHDSVLIECREQDAEAVAKKVQEIMENTNTEMPVTFKVDYAIGKTWGEI from the coding sequence GTGAACAAACCTAAAAAACTAGTAGTAATTGACGGTAAATCGGTTTTTTATCGGGGCTACTATGCTATGCCAAATCTTAGTTTGGCCGACGGCACTCCAACCGGTGGTGTTTATGGGTTTGCGGTTTTGGGGCTTGAAATACTTAAAAAAATGCAGCCAGACTATGTGGTGGTTGCGTGGGACAAATCTAAAACTAACATCCGGTCGCGCTTAAAGCTGTATCCCGAATATAAGGCTAATCGAAAACCCATGCCCGACGACATGCGGGCTCAAATTCCACTTGTCCGTAAATTACTCGACGCCTTTAGTTGGGATTTATTAGAGTGCGACGACTACGAAGCCGACGATATTATGGGGACGCTTGCCAAACAAGTGTTTGAAGAGGATGGCACCGAAACAATTATGGTTACCAGCGACCTCGACATGTTGCAATGCGTCAATGAACACACGACTGTAGCAGCTCTTAAAAAAGGTCTTAAAAATGTCGTATATTTTGATCCTAAAAATTTCCGTGAAACCTATAAAGTAACTGCTGAACAATTTATTGATATAAAGGCACTTAAAGGTGATGCCAGCGACAACATCCCAGGGGTCAGAGGCGTCGGCGAAAAAACAGCTATTAAGTTGATTGACCAATACAACTCGCTGGATGGAGTCTATGAACATATAAACGAGCAAAAAGGGGCACTAAAAACTAAGCTGGAAGCCGACAAAGACATGGCTTATTTAAGCCGAAAACTGGTAACCATCATGCTAGATGCGCCAGTTAAATTGGATCGGAAAAAGGCTGCCATCGACAACGTTAAACCGGCTGATATTAAGGCGCTATTTGATGAGTATCGTTTTAGGTCACTTATAAACCAAATACCACAAAGTTGGCAGCAAAGTGACGATGACATTGAAACGAACTCTATTAAAACAACAATGCAGTTTAAAAAAATGTACTCATTGGACGACCTCACTGACAAAAAAACGCTCGCCATGTTTATTCATGACGACGAAGTATGGGTCAGCCCTAATAAAGATACCGTGTACCTATTTGACCCAAAACAACTGAGCAAACTAACTAGTCTACATTCGGTGATCGGTCACGACGTAAAAGAAGTATTAAAGCTTTTTGCTCGCCATGCAGCGCCAATGCCAGATGTAGAACACGACACTCGTGTGGGTGGATTTTTATTGAACGGCTTACTGCGCGAACAAGACTTAAGCAGTCTAATTGGCGGAGAGGTTGATCAGTCTGAGCCGACGCAAGTACTGACTGCTATTTGGCAATTATATGAACAGCAAAACAAAGAACTACAGCAACTACCAAAAGTACAGAAAATCGCCCAGTCAATGGAGTGGCCAATAATAAAAGTACTCGCTCGCATGGAGCATGAGGGGGTTTTTCTAGACACTGAGTATTTAGAGCACATGTCTGACAAGCTTGAGGATCAAATAACTGACATTGAGCAAGAAATTTATGGACATGCCGACACAGAATTTAATGTAAATAGCCCCGGGCAGTTAGCTGACGTCTTATATGGCACTTTAAATATTCCAACTGATTTTATAAAAAAGACAAAAAGTGGGTTTTCTACTGCTGCGAGTGAACTCGATAAAATAAAAGACCTGCATCCAATTGTTGCGCTAATTTTTAAGTACCGCGAATGGACAAAACTTAAGAGCACCTATGTTGATGCGCTACCGAAGTTAATCGATCAGCATTCACGTTTGCACACAACGTATTCTTTGTCAGTCGCAGCTACAGGTCGGCTGAGTAGCCATGACCCGAACTTACAAAACATTCCCATTCGCACTGAGTTGGGTAAAACAATTCGCCATGCGTTTAAGCCGGCTACAGGGAATGTGTTCATTAATGCAGACTACTCACAATTTGAACTACGTTTAGCCGCAGCTCTTGCCCAAGAACCAGCAATGATCGATGCGTTTAAAAAAGACACTGATATCCACCAGGCAACAGCCGCTCAAATGTATGGCATTCCGGTAAACGAAGTGTCTAAAGAGCAGCGCTATAGTGCAAAAGCCGTTAATTTTGGAATTATGTATGGCCAGGGACCGCATGGGCTCAGTCAAGGCACGGGTATGACTATGGCCGAGGCTAAAAAATTTATAGAAAAGTATTTTGAAATACGACCTAATATCAAAAATTACATTGAACAAATAAAACAGCAGGCTAAGGACGAGGGATTTGTAGAGACATGGTATGGTCGCCGTCGACCAACGCCAGACGTACAGTCGTCTAACTTTATGGTGCGAGAGGGTGCTTACCGCGCAGCAGTAAATATGCCAATGCAGGGTACGGCAGCCGACATTATGAAACTGGCAATGATCAATATCCAAGAGTATTTGGACCAAAAAGTGACAGATGGAACGTGGAAAATGGAAGATGCTCCAAAAATGCTGCTCCAAGTGCATGACTCAGTGTTGATTGAATGTAGAGAACAAGACGCTGAAGCCGTAGCGAAAAAAGTCCAAGAAATTATGGAAAATACAAATACCGAAATGCCCGTAACATTTAAGGTTGACTATGCGATCGGCAAGACGTGGGGCGAGATCTAA
- the rpoD gene encoding RNA polymerase sigma factor RpoD, which produces MPAKKKPTTKKSDDKKSKAKAKASATKAKKAALKKEDLLAAKKELFERAKKDGEIHQKEIFNLIPDTEANVEILDSLYSDLVDGDITILSADSDDESIDDIEEQAKNDKYLDDISDDSVRLYLREIGKIPLLTAEEEVTLARRVQKGDKVAKDEMAEANMRLVVSIAKRYVGRGLDLLDLIQEGNTGLLRAVEKFDPEKGFKFSTYATWWIRQAITRAIADQARTIRIPVHMVETINKLLRTHRRMTQELNREPTNEELAKELEIEVDKVEHIMKIKQDISSLDAAVRDDEEDSVLGDFIEDEDTPSPTESATTQLLKEHVNEMLSYLSPREQKILRMRFGLEDGKTHTLEEVGTEFGVTRERIRQIEAKALAKLRKHRDASKISDYIN; this is translated from the coding sequence ATGCCGGCAAAGAAGAAACCAACTACAAAGAAGTCAGATGATAAAAAGTCCAAAGCAAAAGCCAAGGCAAGTGCAACTAAAGCTAAAAAAGCTGCACTAAAAAAAGAGGATTTACTAGCCGCAAAAAAAGAACTTTTTGAGCGAGCCAAAAAAGACGGTGAAATTCACCAAAAAGAAATTTTTAACCTTATCCCCGACACCGAAGCCAATGTTGAAATTTTAGACAGCCTGTATTCGGACTTAGTCGACGGCGACATAACCATTCTAAGCGCCGACAGCGATGACGAAAGTATTGATGACATTGAAGAGCAGGCGAAAAACGATAAATACTTAGATGACATTTCTGATGACTCGGTTCGTTTGTACCTGCGTGAGATCGGTAAAATTCCATTGCTTACTGCAGAAGAAGAAGTTACCCTAGCTCGCCGAGTCCAAAAAGGCGACAAAGTTGCCAAAGACGAAATGGCCGAGGCAAACATGCGATTAGTGGTTTCAATTGCTAAACGCTATGTCGGACGTGGTTTGGATTTGCTGGATTTGATTCAAGAAGGAAACACCGGTCTACTACGGGCAGTTGAAAAGTTTGACCCAGAAAAAGGGTTTAAATTCTCTACCTACGCCACGTGGTGGATCCGCCAAGCTATCACTCGAGCCATCGCCGACCAGGCCCGAACTATCCGAATACCAGTACACATGGTAGAAACTATCAACAAACTATTGCGTACCCACCGTCGCATGACTCAAGAACTTAACCGCGAACCAACCAACGAAGAGCTTGCCAAGGAGCTTGAAATCGAAGTCGACAAAGTTGAACACATCATGAAAATCAAGCAGGACATTAGCTCACTTGACGCTGCTGTGCGTGACGACGAAGAAGACTCAGTACTTGGTGACTTTATCGAAGACGAGGATACACCGAGCCCGACTGAAAGCGCGACTACTCAATTACTAAAAGAACACGTTAATGAAATGCTTAGCTACTTAAGCCCGCGTGAACAAAAAATCCTACGTATGCGTTTTGGCCTCGAGGATGGAAAAACCCATACACTTGAAGAGGTTGGCACAGAGTTTGGTGTTACTCGTGAACGTATTCGTCAGATTGAAGCAAAAGCCCTCGCAAAACTACGCAAGCACCGCGACGCATCTAAAATTTCGGATTACATAAACTAA
- the holA gene encoding DNA polymerase III subunit delta, which translates to MTYSFIGTNIHAIRSHIQELFSKSGLSSITRLDGENIALEEIKQSLNGQSLFSTGSFVVIKNLSKHPNLKDKLAEIIAMVGDETTCIFVEQDIDKRKKFFKDLKKLTTYKEINELNPTQAAEFAKGYANQKERDLSSADAAYLVSRVGAEQSRLANELDKLFLYSKTIDKKTIDELTEPTLQDSVFNLTDAISAKNSGKALTIYQSLRQQQVHPMEIMGTLSWHLHTVTQIFYLKNQGSAQQIARAVGLHPFVVEKNLRSVQSLSHGRLKEIINFAIEADESLKTKSLNPDDVVEALLIKLCK; encoded by the coding sequence ATGACATACTCATTTATCGGCACCAATATTCATGCAATCCGTAGTCATATACAGGAGTTATTTAGCAAAAGTGGCTTAAGTTCGATCACTCGGCTTGATGGCGAAAACATAGCACTGGAAGAAATAAAACAGTCGTTGAATGGGCAGTCATTATTTAGCACGGGTAGCTTTGTTGTTATCAAAAATCTAAGTAAACACCCAAATTTAAAAGATAAATTAGCTGAAATAATAGCCATGGTTGGCGATGAAACTACCTGCATATTCGTAGAACAAGACATCGACAAGCGAAAGAAATTCTTTAAAGATTTAAAAAAACTTACAACCTATAAAGAAATAAATGAACTGAATCCTACCCAAGCTGCTGAATTTGCCAAAGGCTATGCTAATCAAAAAGAGCGTGATTTATCCTCAGCTGATGCTGCGTATTTGGTTTCAAGAGTAGGCGCCGAACAGTCGCGGTTAGCAAACGAACTCGATAAACTCTTTCTATACTCAAAGACTATAGACAAAAAAACCATCGATGAGCTGACGGAGCCGACTCTACAAGATTCGGTTTTTAATTTAACCGACGCGATATCTGCCAAAAATAGCGGTAAAGCTCTCACCATATACCAATCTCTGCGACAGCAGCAGGTTCACCCGATGGAAATTATGGGGACGCTAAGCTGGCATTTGCATACGGTTACTCAAATTTTTTATTTAAAAAATCAGGGAAGCGCACAACAAATAGCCAGAGCTGTAGGGTTGCACCCATTTGTGGTAGAGAAAAATCTACGCTCAGTTCAATCACTTTCACACGGTCGTTTAAAAGAAATAATTAACTTTGCGATAGAAGCAGATGAATCTTTGAAAACAAAAAGCCTCAACCCAGATGACGTGGTTGAGGCTTTGTTGATTAAACTATGTAAGTAA
- a CDS encoding sigma-70 family RNA polymerase sigma factor, with protein sequence MNIEASPQQPKQDNFAGKDRFISFMADVLGVEEESLQDYYSEPEQAVQALEIIGKAKLAAVSTRESSCDVAGVVAKHIGIGREEKLAYSEFYHGFGYASANSACAAAYQYKKRAPKYLASVLPYSDLKDQSLNFSDRPKRNNITRNNGHKLPGPSKSRQKRRSTNTSSGEIRNGVAQDLLDIYFSDIGKHELLTADEEVQLAKQIEAGRAVKEEVKDVTVLTPQQHATLKQADMAFERFVVANQRLVINIAAKFSKRTSMELGELIQEGNLGLHRGVEKFDWRRGYKFSTYATWWIRQAIQRAIASQSRLIRLPVAVHDKSIKVRAAHNRLLTETGQEPTDQELAIATRLTPEQVAAVRNVEPKVSSLDAKVKPSSDSAEMYGFRPDDGPTPEEEVVISQLTAEVHKALNTLDERSRYIIKARYGLNGKKRSRDSLGEELGTSREAIKKIEIRALRRLSQHAPDLRAYVA encoded by the coding sequence ATGAATATCGAAGCTTCGCCACAACAACCTAAACAGGATAATTTTGCCGGTAAAGACCGATTTATTAGTTTTATGGCAGACGTTTTGGGCGTTGAAGAAGAATCATTGCAGGATTATTATTCTGAACCTGAGCAGGCAGTCCAAGCACTTGAAATCATCGGAAAGGCGAAGTTGGCAGCAGTAAGCACACGAGAAAGCAGCTGCGACGTTGCGGGTGTTGTTGCCAAGCATATTGGCATTGGAAGAGAAGAAAAACTCGCATATTCTGAGTTCTATCACGGATTCGGCTATGCAAGTGCTAACTCTGCATGTGCAGCGGCGTACCAGTACAAAAAACGAGCACCGAAGTATCTAGCAAGTGTCCTACCATATTCAGATCTCAAAGATCAGTCTTTAAATTTTTCCGATAGGCCAAAGAGGAACAACATCACCAGAAACAATGGCCATAAATTACCAGGCCCAAGCAAGTCACGCCAAAAAAGGCGAAGCACAAACACGAGTAGTGGGGAGATTCGGAATGGTGTAGCTCAGGATCTTCTTGATATTTATTTTTCAGATATTGGTAAGCATGAATTACTAACTGCCGACGAAGAAGTGCAACTAGCAAAACAAATAGAAGCAGGACGGGCAGTTAAAGAAGAAGTTAAAGACGTGACTGTTCTCACCCCGCAGCAGCATGCGACTCTCAAGCAAGCAGATATGGCTTTTGAGCGTTTCGTAGTCGCAAATCAGCGTCTTGTAATTAATATTGCTGCAAAGTTTTCTAAACGCACATCTATGGAGCTTGGTGAGCTCATTCAAGAGGGCAACCTGGGGCTGCACCGAGGTGTTGAAAAGTTTGATTGGCGACGTGGGTATAAATTCTCTACCTACGCTACATGGTGGATCCGACAAGCTATTCAACGAGCCATCGCCAGCCAAAGTAGACTAATTCGATTACCTGTCGCAGTGCATGACAAGTCCATAAAAGTAAGAGCAGCACATAACAGACTATTAACCGAAACTGGCCAAGAACCAACCGATCAAGAGCTTGCGATTGCAACTCGATTAACTCCAGAGCAAGTCGCAGCGGTTCGTAATGTTGAACCTAAAGTAAGCTCACTAGATGCCAAAGTTAAACCAAGCAGCGATTCAGCAGAAATGTATGGCTTTAGGCCTGATGATGGCCCAACACCAGAGGAGGAAGTCGTTATTTCTCAATTAACTGCAGAGGTCCATAAAGCACTAAACACACTCGACGAACGATCGCGATATATTATCAAAGCTCGATACGGCTTAAATGGAAAGAAGAGGTCGCGCGACAGTCTTGGTGAAGAACTAGGAACTAGCAGAGAAGCAATTAAAAAAATTGAGATTAGGGCTCTAAGACGGTTGTCGCAACACGCACCAGATTTGCGAGCGTATGTGGCTTGA